AGCGATTCAAGCTCTGTTACAAGAATATTGGATTTTGATGCTTCATACGAAGCCCTGTTTACTATAAATTCATATGATGTGATTTTTACTTCCGGAGGTAACGGAATATTGGCAGGAGATACGATCCAGGTTGTTGAATATGGAAATGACGCAACCGGGGTCCACGCGATACCGAATCAGGGTTATCATTTTCAGAAATGGCAAAATAGTATAACCGGTGATTCAGTCTCTGCAAGCAATCCGCTTGTAATTTATAATGTGAATAAAGATACAGCCCTGGAAGCTGTATTTGTAAAAGATATAACAACATTAACAGGTGACCAGGAAATCAGTCTGGTGCTATACCCTAACCCGGTAATTCATACGCTTAACATAAAATCTCAGGTGAAAATCAGGTCTGTTGAAATAATAAACGGTAATGGTTCTATCATCTGTCGGAATGATGTAAACCAAACACAGGTCAGTCTGAGTATGAAAAACGTTGCGCCTGGGATCTATTTTGTGAAAGTTGGCGTTGAAAATAGTTTTATTATAAGAAAAGTTGTGGTTGAGTAGCATGTAGAGACGCGATTTATCGCGTCTCCTAACCGTGTATGAGGTCAGAGATACCAACAGGTCAGATTGCCGCATAATGATCCGACTCTGACAGGTCTGCGACTCTTTCAGGTCAGATAACTGTCACGTTTTGATTTCACCCACAAACTGAATCGGGGTTTTATTGAATTTCTTTTTGAAGCAGCGTGTAAAGTAACTGTGATCATTAAACCCTACCATGGTGGCAATTTCAGCTATGCTGATGTCTTTGTTCTTCATCAATCTTGCAGCCTCTGTAATTCTTACGTTACGGATAAATTCATTGGGTGACATACCGGTAAGGCTTTGGATCTTGCGATATAATGTTGAATGACTGATATGGATCTTTTCGAGCATCATAGTTACGTTGAACTCCGGATCTTCAATATTTTCCGTGATCAGTCCGATGATCTGCTGCATAAAATCCACATTGATCTGTGACAATCCCCCGGGATTAAATTCAGAGCCAATCCCTCCTGAGAATTTTTCTTTAATGATTTCCCTTTGTTTCTTCAACGAATCAATCCTGGCTTTCAGCAATTTCAGGTCCAATGGCTTGGCTATATATGAATCAGCTCCGGCCAGGTATCCTTCATACCGGTCATCATTAGTGAATTTGGCCGTCAGCAGAATGATCATAATGTGGTTCACATTAAAATCAGCCTTTAATTTCTTACACATCTCAAATCCGTTCATTCCGGGCATCATTACATCACTCACTATCAGATCGGGATGTTGTGAACACGCGGCTTCATATCCTTCAATTCCGTCCCTGGCTTCAGATATTTTATAGAATCTTGATAAATGCTTACTTATAAGTTTTCTTAATTCATTGTTGTCTTCGACAACAAGCACCGAGAAATCCGAATCCGCCACTAATCCGCTTTCTGATTCAGGTGTGTCGTCTGAAACCAGTATTTCATCAAGAACTACCTTAAATTCACCGGCAGGATGATTGGGTAAAACGGTTTGCTCATCTTTAACTTCCTTTAAATTTTTGTTCAGGGGTATGCGGATTGTAAACATGCTCCCTTCGCCCTCCTTATTACTTTTCACGGTGATTGTACCCTGGTGAAGGTCGACTATGTTCTTAACCAGATGAAGGCCGATCCCCACACCGAATGTTCTTCCCGTAACCGAACTTACCTGGTAAAAACGATCGAAAATGTGTTCGATCTCTTTTTCGGAGATACCATAGCCGGTATCTTTAACAACTATTTCAATAAACTCTTTGCCCTCAGTCTTTAAAAGCGAATATTCAACCTGGACACATCCGCCTTCATTTGAATATTTAAAAGCATTGCTGACCAGGTTGGTCAGAATCGTTTCGATTTTTTCCACATCGCAATAAATGGCCTTATTTATTTTTCCGTTGACAGTGAAGACCATGTTCTTCCGCTTGGCCAGTGGCTGAAACAGCTCCTTCAGCTTTTCGAAAACTTCATCAATATATGTAAGTTCGATATCCAGCCTCATATCACCGGATTCAATCTTCCTGAAATCGAGGAGTTGCTTTATAAGTGTTATCAGCCGGTTTACGTTCATCCAGATGGACTGCAATGTGTTTTTATCCACACCGGGTTTTTCATTCAGCTCTTCAACACCGCATGAAATAATCGACAAAGGAGTGAGCAGCTCGTGTGAAACATTTGTAAAAAACCTCAATTTGAATTCGTTTATGTTTTCGTTCTTTACCCGTTCTAGTTTCTCAATTTCAAAAGCCTGTTTGATTTTCAGGTTATTCATGCGGAACCAGAAGATCATATAAATAATTGACAGAAAAAGTAACAGGTAAATGGTTATTGCAACTTTAGTTAAAAACGGTGAAGGTTTCACAACAAGGATAAGGCGAACCGGTTGTTCATTCCATATCCAGCTGTTATTGGCAGCCTTGACAAGGAATGTATATTTTCCCGGGGGTACATTAGTATACACAGCTGTCCGGTTGTTGCAATCCGACATGATCCAGTCGTTATCAAACCCTTCGAGCTTATGCATGAATTTGTTGTTTTTTGCCTGTGAGTATGACAACGCTGAAAAGCTGACCGAAAAGTTATTTTCCTGGTTTGAAAGAACAAGCCTGTTATCCTGTATTCGCTCTGCCTCAACAGGTTCATTGTTGATCTCAATTTTTGTTACCACCACAGGAGGTAAATAGAGGTTGGGCTGAAATTCTTCGGGATTAAACCGGTTAAAGCCATGAAGACCGCCGATATATATTCTTCCCTGGTTGTCCTTATAAGAGGCTCCAAGGTTGAATATATTACCCTGTAGCCCGTCATCAACGGTGAAATTCTGAATGTTCAAATCCTCGTTCTCGACAACAAGCCTCACCAGTCCCTTATTCGTGGTAGCCCAAATTGCGTTTGAATTATCAGGAATCAGGTTATACACCGTATTGCCGGTGAATTCCATCACTTTCGGGAAATTCCTGAAGGAATTGGTTTTGCGGTCGTATTGAATAATGCCATCTGTGCCTGTTCCAATCCATATTCTGTTTTTATTGTCCTCTACAATCACATTGACTGTATGGCCGCTCACCCTGAGTTTAGAAAGGCCGAAATCGTTAATGGTTTCAAATTTCAGCGAAGCATGATCCTTTAAATCACTTTTCAGCCGGCTGATTCCTCCGTCTTCTGTTGCAATCCAAAGAACGTGCTGTGAATCGATCAGAATGGAAGTAATATTTTTACCGCATATCGAGTTGGGATCCCTGCTATCGGGCAAGTACTTATACGTATCGAATTTGTCAATTTCATGATTGTAAACCAGTTTAATCAATCCTTCGCTGGTTCCGACCCATAAGCAGTTATACCTGTCTTCGGCAATGCAATTCACCGAATACGGCGGCGGGCCCTGTGAAAAGAAATATCTTGAAACGATGTTCTGCAGCTTTCCTGTTTTACCGTCCTTTTTATAAAGTCCGAGGTAACGGGTTCCAAACCATAAATTTTCACGTGAATCCTTAAAGATGCAGAATACGGAATTATTTTCCGATGTGAATTCATTTAACACCGGAAGATTCCTGTAATCTTTGAATGTTTTTTTCTCCAGGTTGTACAAACCAATAACCAGTGAACGGACTCCGAGCAATAATTCATTTTCATTGACCGGATAGAAGCAATAGACTACTTCGCTTGTTAATGGGGTATTTGAACTGGGTATATTGAATAATTCGAATTTATAACGCTTTAAATCGATCTTATTCACGCCTCCTCCCATGGTTGCAAGCCACATCGAACCTGAAACATCCTGTTTCATTTCATAAATTTCCGATTTTGAAGGAAGAGTGGTGGAGACACCTTCATTATACGATATTATTTCGGGATCATTTGCATTCGGATTCGATATGATACTTAACCCGTTTGATGTTCCAACCCAGATGGAGTTGTCAGGCGTTTGTTCCAGACAGAAAATAATATTATCACATATGTTTTTCCCTTTGTTCCCGGCGTCGAGGTAAAAATGATTCAGATATTCAATCGAATTATCCGTTATACGCACCTTGAACAAGCCCGTCTCCCACGTTCCGATCCAGGTATATCCGTTTTTATCTTCAAGAAAACTCCATATTCTTACCGGATTTGTGAGGTTAAAAACATTCTGGCTGATATAGTAATTTCTGAATGAATCGGTTTTCTCATTGTACACATACAGTCCGTTTTCCCAGGTTCCGAAAAGTATCCTGCCCTGTGAATCTTCGTAAATGCTCGTTACATTGCCGAAGGGCACAGCCCCGGGATTGTGTTTATCTTCGGCATAAATCTTCATTATTTTTTTATCGGGATCATACCGGGCAACGCCATGATAGGTGGCGATCCACATCCTGCCTTTGCTGTCGCGCAGAAGGTCCTGTATCTGGTTATCATTAATGTATAAAGCCTTTGTCGGATCGTTTGAGATTGTAGTAACGGATTCGGTTTTCGGATCAAAAATCTGGATGCCAAAATATTTCGTTCCCAGCCACAATTTTCCATCCTTAGCCACTTCAATGCATTCAAATACATTTGATTTAAAATATGCTTCACCGTTAAGCCTGTTTTTGTAGACCTTCACCGTATAGCCGTCGTAACGGTTCAGTCCATCCAGGGTGGCGAACCACATATACCCGTCGTTATCCTGGATGATACTTGAAACAAAGTCGGATGACAGTTCATTCCGGTCATCTATCCGTTCGAATTTCAGGTTTTCATTAGCCGATAAACAAAAAGGAAACAGAAGAAGGACACCGCATATGAATCTTTCAGCAAAAAAGGAAAGAAACGATTTGATATTTTGTTTAATGGGCATAGGAATATCAAATATAATGAATTCTTTGGGGTGATGAAAGGATCAATTCTGCAATTGACTAATTTGTACCAGAAACTGGTCTGTATATCCTAGAAAGCCGTAAATAAACTATTTTGACAAATTTATACCAGAGAATGACAGAAATGTTTAATAGTGTCCACACCAATTTGAAGTAATTTGGCTTAGTCAATCCATGGATTTTTTTTCTTATGGTTGTATCATAACCCTTTTTTCTATTTCTAAACCACTAAAAACTATTCTATGAAAAAATTATTTCTACTTTTTTTAACTGTTATCAGCCTTCCGGTATTGGCCCAATACCCGAAGGGCATGACTGATATTACCTCGGCACTTGCTGCAGGTGATGCCGGTTTTGCGCTTACTACGGAAGACGACAGAAGCGGAACTTTTAAAAGTACGCTCGTCATCATTGGGGACAATATGTTTTTTACTGCTAAAAGCACAGCCAGCGGTGATGAACTGTATATAACCGATGGAACTGTTGAAGGCACTAAGATGGTAAAAGACATTAACCCCGGAAGCGGCGATGCAAGTCCCCGTTACCTTGTTGCTGTAAATGGTAAACTGTATTTCCAGGCCGATAACGGAACTGATGGCGTTGAGCTTTGGGAATCGGACGGAACAGAAGCCGGAACCAAAATGGTGGCTGACGTTTACCCGGGCGCTGAGTCATCAGCTCCTGATATGCTGACCGTTCTTGACGGTAAGATCCTTTTCAGGGCAACTACAGTAGCCAGTGCTGCCGATGGCAAAAAATGGCTTCACATTTTTGATCCCGGGACCCAGGAAGAAACCCTTGTAAGTGAGATTCAGGCAAGGGCTGAAGGCGATGCCGTAATTCCAAGGATACAGGTTGACAACAAGCATAAGGTAGCCTATTTCATTGGTGAGCCTGTTGGTGAAAACCAGGAAGTATACAAAACAGACGGTACTTCTGAAGGTACAGGCAAAATTTTCGATGTTACACCCGAAGCATTGGGAAGCAGCAATATCCAGTGGGTATTTGTACATGACGATTCCGTTGTAGTATGGCGTCAGAAAACTCCGCGCAAATATGCTGGAGCTGACAGCGTAAATTATGTACAGCACCTGAGTGAGCAAATCTGGATTTCAGACGGAACCGCTGAAGGAACCCGGTTGCTTTCACATTTCGATAAAAACGTGGATACCGACGGTAACGGAACCAATACACAATTTGCATTTCCTGTAAGCTGGAAAGGTAAACTGTATTTCCGCGCTGATAACGGTGTAAACGGTGTTGAATTCAGTGTTTCTGACCTGACTACAGAAGGAACTCACCAGGTTCAGGATTTGAATCCCGGTACCGATGCAAGCTGGCCGGAAGATTATGCCGTGTATAAAGGCTATCTCTGCTTCGATGCTAATGCCGGCAATGGTAATGAAGGAGCTGAAATCCGCTATTTTGACGATGCCGACAACACAATTAAATTAATGGCCTATGCATGGCCGGGTGATGATGGCAGCTGGTCAAAAAGAACAACTGCGGTGCAGTATGACGGTGTTGATTCACTGTTGTATTTCGTTGGCAGTGGCCCTTCAACAGGAGGCCCCGAGCTTTTTGTAGCTTCCGCATTCGGTAGCCAGGCTGAATTGGTATATGCACTGGATCCGGCAGGTTCCACACCGCATAACCTTAAATCGTGGCAAAACTCCCTGTTTTTCACTACCAATAAGGTAAACAGGTTATTCCGCTACCAGTTCACGATCGCTCCCAAGATCAATGCTGAAGGTAAAATTTTCTATGATTATTCGAACTTCCAGGATACCATTAAGGTAAAACTGTCGATTGCCAATTCAGAGTCGCTTACCAACAAGGTTTTGAAAGTTGAACCCAATGATAACTCCGAATTGTACCTGATCAGCAAAACAAAAGGAGGAACATTCGGAACTGCTCCGATTTATACAGCCAATACAGGTGTTGATTCTTTCTATGTAAAAGCTAACCACACCAAGATGAGTCCCGACGGATTCAAATTTGAAAGCACCCTGAGAGTTGTACATCTCGAAATCGACACCCTGCTAATCGGTGCAAGATCGGTTCTTGAGCCTGTATTCCGCAATGAAATGCTTTATCATATCGATCTTGGAAACACCACATCAGCCATTGACAACAGCGTGGATACCCTTGGAGCTTACCAGTCTGTTTTCGATCAGGCATATGGATTGGATACACTCGCAGGTAAAACATGGGGTTACAAGACAGGCGGCTGGGGCTGGACCGGCTCAGGAAATAAGTGGAACACCATGCGTGAAGCAAATTACCAGGCAAATCCTGAAGGACAGTTCTATGACCTCCAGGTTGAACCGGGCGACTATGTAGTTCAGATCGGCTGGTATGAAAACTGGGGTACAAGAACACAGAAAGTAACGGCAAACGGTGAAGATGTAATTGCAGAAATCGTCTCCCTCCCTGGTGATTATCTGGTAGAAGATTTCGAAGTCACTGTTGAAGACACTATTCTTTCAATAGGATGGTCATCACTTAACGCTAACAACGCATACTTCTCATGGATTAAAGTGGGTAAGAAATGCACCGGAGGCGATTGTGCTACAAAATGTTTTGACCCGATGTGCCGCTTAAGGTCAAGTTTATATTCGCCCGAAGAGCCTGTTAACACTCAGGATGTACCTAAAGAGGGAGACATGAGTGTTTACCCGAATCCGGCAACCGGCTCGGTTAATGTTTCACTGGATACCAAATCATTTACATCCATCCAGATCATTGACCTGACAGGTAAGATTGTTTTACGCACCAATATTGACAATACAATTACAAGACTCAATGTGAATTCACTGCAAAACGGAGTTTACCTTGTAAGAGCCATTGGAAACGGAGGTGTTAAAACTCAGAAACTCATCATCTCCAGGTAGTCAACTGATTCCCTGAAGAGGATATTCCTCATAAAGCGTTTTCTCATTCAGAACTAAGCAGAACCGGGTATTTCGTTCGCGGAATACCCGGCCATGCTCAGTTTAATGCCTGAACCATGTGAGATAACCACTTCGCATTTCCTTAAAAAATCAAATAAAAGCTTATGAAAAGAATAGCTTATCTATTCCTGGCAGCATTTTCTATTTTTCAGATCAATGTTTCCGTTTTTTCAAACAGCCCAAATACAGGTATGGCTTCTGAAATCGCTCAGCATACCGTGTCGGGCAAGGTTACTTCAGCTACGGATAATCTTCCTATGCCGGGAGTGAACATTGTGGAAAAGGGAACAATGAATGGCACAGTTGCAGACATAGACGGGAAATACACGCTTACCGTATCCGGCCCCGATGCGGTGATTGTATTCTCTTTTATCGGTTTTGGCCAGCAGGAAATAAAAGTAAATGGCAGAACCAATATTGATGTGGTGTTGGAAGAAATGGTCTCTAAGCTTGAAGAGGTGGTTGTATACGGATATGGTATCCAGAAGAAAGCTGATGTTACAGGGGCTATTTCAACTATAAAAACAAAAGAACTGACCTCTATTCCTGTGACCAATGTAGCCACTGCCATGCAGGGCCGGGCTCCCGGGGTCCAGGTAGTTCAGAATTCAGGTTCGCCCGGATCCGTAGCTTCTATAAAGATCAGGGGAACCGGAACGATCAATAACTCTGACCCGCTGTATGTAGTGGATGGCTTTATAACAGAAAATATGGATTTCCTCAATCCCGACGATGTACAGGATATCCAGATTTTAAAGGATGCCTCATCCTCTGCCATCTATGGTGCCAGAGCGGCTAACGGTGTTGTTATCGTTACAACAAAAAAAGGGAGTGAAGGAAAACTTAAAATCAACTTCAATACCTATTGGGGAATGTCCGATTTCTGGAAACAACCCAATATTATGGATAAATACCAGTATAAAGATTTGTACGAGGCAGCTCACGGGGGACAGCTCTTGTTGAATTCAGCCCGCGATACCCTGCTGTTTAATGATTATGCTGCCGAAAACTGGATGGACAGGATCAGCCGGAAAGGAATGGTTTCAAAATACAATCTCCAGATCTCGGGTGGAAATGAAAAAACAAAGTTCATTATCAGTGGCTTGTACAACAAGGAAAACGGGATCATTAAGAAATCGGACCAGGAAAGGAAATCATTCCGACTGGGCGTTGAAACCAAGCTCACCAATTACATGAAACTGAATCTGAACAGCATTTATACCAACAGTACAAGGGATAAAGTGGTGGAAGGTGAATATAACATCTTCCAGTACGCCCTGAATACTCCCCCCAATCAAAGTCTGCACCCGGCCGAGGCCTTTAACTGGAGAGGGGATGAATTGGTTTCCGTGAGAGACGCCCTGTCATGGAATCCCTATACCCGCTTGTGGTATGCTGATCTGAATGAAAGTACCAATCAATATATAAATAACCTTGAACTCACTATAAACCTGGGCAAATCCTTTACCCTGAATACCCGCGCAGGTTTTGATAAATATTACAACAAGAATACAGATTTCAGGAAACG
Above is a genomic segment from Bacteroidales bacterium containing:
- a CDS encoding two-component regulator propeller domain-containing protein, coding for MPIKQNIKSFLSFFAERFICGVLLLFPFCLSANENLKFERIDDRNELSSDFVSSIIQDNDGYMWFATLDGLNRYDGYTVKVYKNRLNGEAYFKSNVFECIEVAKDGKLWLGTKYFGIQIFDPKTESVTTISNDPTKALYINDNQIQDLLRDSKGRMWIATYHGVARYDPDKKIMKIYAEDKHNPGAVPFGNVTSIYEDSQGRILFGTWENGLYVYNEKTDSFRNYYISQNVFNLTNPVRIWSFLEDKNGYTWIGTWETGLFKVRITDNSIEYLNHFYLDAGNKGKNICDNIIFCLEQTPDNSIWVGTSNGLSIISNPNANDPEIISYNEGVSTTLPSKSEIYEMKQDVSGSMWLATMGGGVNKIDLKRYKFELFNIPSSNTPLTSEVVYCFYPVNENELLLGVRSLVIGLYNLEKKTFKDYRNLPVLNEFTSENNSVFCIFKDSRENLWFGTRYLGLYKKDGKTGKLQNIVSRYFFSQGPPPYSVNCIAEDRYNCLWVGTSEGLIKLVYNHEIDKFDTYKYLPDSRDPNSICGKNITSILIDSQHVLWIATEDGGISRLKSDLKDHASLKFETINDFGLSKLRVSGHTVNVIVEDNKNRIWIGTGTDGIIQYDRKTNSFRNFPKVMEFTGNTVYNLIPDNSNAIWATTNKGLVRLVVENEDLNIQNFTVDDGLQGNIFNLGASYKDNQGRIYIGGLHGFNRFNPEEFQPNLYLPPVVVTKIEINNEPVEAERIQDNRLVLSNQENNFSVSFSALSYSQAKNNKFMHKLEGFDNDWIMSDCNNRTAVYTNVPPGKYTFLVKAANNSWIWNEQPVRLILVVKPSPFLTKVAITIYLLLFLSIIYMIFWFRMNNLKIKQAFEIEKLERVKNENINEFKLRFFTNVSHELLTPLSIISCGVEELNEKPGVDKNTLQSIWMNVNRLITLIKQLLDFRKIESGDMRLDIELTYIDEVFEKLKELFQPLAKRKNMVFTVNGKINKAIYCDVEKIETILTNLVSNAFKYSNEGGCVQVEYSLLKTEGKEFIEIVVKDTGYGISEKEIEHIFDRFYQVSSVTGRTFGVGIGLHLVKNIVDLHQGTITVKSNKEGEGSMFTIRIPLNKNLKEVKDEQTVLPNHPAGEFKVVLDEILVSDDTPESESGLVADSDFSVLVVEDNNELRKLISKHLSRFYKISEARDGIEGYEAACSQHPDLIVSDVMMPGMNGFEMCKKLKADFNVNHIMIILLTAKFTNDDRYEGYLAGADSYIAKPLDLKLLKARIDSLKKQREIIKEKFSGGIGSEFNPGGLSQINVDFMQQIIGLITENIEDPEFNVTMMLEKIHISHSTLYRKIQSLTGMSPNEFIRNVRITEAARLMKNKDISIAEIATMVGFNDHSYFTRCFKKKFNKTPIQFVGEIKT
- a CDS encoding ELWxxDGT repeat protein encodes the protein MKKLFLLFLTVISLPVLAQYPKGMTDITSALAAGDAGFALTTEDDRSGTFKSTLVIIGDNMFFTAKSTASGDELYITDGTVEGTKMVKDINPGSGDASPRYLVAVNGKLYFQADNGTDGVELWESDGTEAGTKMVADVYPGAESSAPDMLTVLDGKILFRATTVASAADGKKWLHIFDPGTQEETLVSEIQARAEGDAVIPRIQVDNKHKVAYFIGEPVGENQEVYKTDGTSEGTGKIFDVTPEALGSSNIQWVFVHDDSVVVWRQKTPRKYAGADSVNYVQHLSEQIWISDGTAEGTRLLSHFDKNVDTDGNGTNTQFAFPVSWKGKLYFRADNGVNGVEFSVSDLTTEGTHQVQDLNPGTDASWPEDYAVYKGYLCFDANAGNGNEGAEIRYFDDADNTIKLMAYAWPGDDGSWSKRTTAVQYDGVDSLLYFVGSGPSTGGPELFVASAFGSQAELVYALDPAGSTPHNLKSWQNSLFFTTNKVNRLFRYQFTIAPKINAEGKIFYDYSNFQDTIKVKLSIANSESLTNKVLKVEPNDNSELYLISKTKGGTFGTAPIYTANTGVDSFYVKANHTKMSPDGFKFESTLRVVHLEIDTLLIGARSVLEPVFRNEMLYHIDLGNTTSAIDNSVDTLGAYQSVFDQAYGLDTLAGKTWGYKTGGWGWTGSGNKWNTMREANYQANPEGQFYDLQVEPGDYVVQIGWYENWGTRTQKVTANGEDVIAEIVSLPGDYLVEDFEVTVEDTILSIGWSSLNANNAYFSWIKVGKKCTGGDCATKCFDPMCRLRSSLYSPEEPVNTQDVPKEGDMSVYPNPATGSVNVSLDTKSFTSIQIIDLTGKIVLRTNIDNTITRLNVNSLQNGVYLVRAIGNGGVKTQKLIISR